One Triticum dicoccoides isolate Atlit2015 ecotype Zavitan chromosome 5B, WEW_v2.0, whole genome shotgun sequence genomic window carries:
- the LOC119308868 gene encoding serine/threonine-protein phosphatase 6 regulatory ankyrin repeat subunit B-like — protein sequence MAWRCEIVKLLLARGADVNGSSEHGTPLHLAAVKGHESTVEVLLEHHADVNKVVPSNLVTPLKAALLCASTPCVKLLVQAGADVNDVNNCLARAASEGLTECVKCLLEAGADPNRPDECGRFPIELAAVYGTREDVELLFPVTSPISTVADWSTDGIINHAKLERMQLQDEDVLNTRKSDLKRKGDEAFEKQDYTSASEFYTQALKVDPSDGKMLASRSRCWLQLGDGQKALEDATRCKRRCPEWAEARLCRGQALMLLKDYEKACEELSGGVELDPQNDEMDKLFWEAMELKKK from the exons ATGGCTT GGAGGTGTGAAATAGTAAAGTTGCTGCTTGCTAGAGGAGCCGACGTTAACGGCAGCTCAGAACACGGGACACCACTCCATCTTGCTGCTGTTAAAGGGCATGAGAGCACTGTGGAGGTTCTGTTGGAACACCATGCAGAT GTCaacaaggttgtgccttctaatctAGTAACACCTCTAAAGGCCGCATTGCTTTGTGCTTCCACGCCTTGTGTGAAGTTATTGGTTCAG GCTGGAGCTGATGTGAATGATGTCAATAATTGCTTGGCAAGAGCTGCAAGCGAAGGCTTGACTGAATGTGTTAAGTGCTTGCTGGAGGCTGGTGCAGACCCAAATCGTCCTGATGAG TGTGGTAGATTCCCGATAGAGTTAGCTGCTGTGTATGGTACAAGGGAAGACGTTGAACTTCTGTTTCCTGTCACCTCCCCAATCTCAACTGTGGCAGACTGGAGCACTGATGGGATAATTAATCATGCCAAACTGGAGAGGATGCAGCTGCAG GATGAGGATGTTCTTAACACAAGGAAGTCTGACCTGAAACGAAAAGGGGATGAAGCATTTGAAAAGCAGGATTACACAAGTGCATCAGAGTTCTACACACAG GCGCTGAAAGTTGATCCATCTGATGGCAAGATGCTGGCGAGCAGGAGCCGCTGCTGGCTTCAGCTTGGCGACGGACAGAAGGCTTTGGAGGATGCAACCAGGTGCAAGAGGAGGTGCCCGGAGTGGGCGGAGGCGCGCCTTTGCCGAGGACAGGCTCTGATGCTTCTAAAG GACTATGAGAAAGCTTGCGAGGAGCTGTCGGGCGGCGTGGAGCTGGACCCTCAGAACGATGAGATGGACAAATTGTTCTG GGAGGCGATGGAACTGAAGAAGAAGTGA
- the LOC119305028 gene encoding uncharacterized protein LOC119305028, which yields MPPPSSPCSIYSALLCFCFFFLPLAAHAIDFLTDHSFKQAPRIDRARAGTSMDHLLHHGHEMRRPSVTVSGHEAALRAVQKPPAKPWRAGGGLTPAPTPPKVYRVEPREFRDLVQSLTGAPAAAMARQHQHTQHQQLQRAPTQPVPVRPGGVEDTAAAAGQMYAPWCSFPLMGPPASMHPGLDGHHLI from the coding sequence ATGCCCCCGCCCTCGTCTCCATGCTCCATATACTCTGCTCtcctctgcttctgcttcttcttcctgcCGCTCGCTGCGCATGCAATAGACTTCTTGACCGATCATTCATTCAAGCAAGCGCCGAGGATCGACCGAGCACGAGCAGGGACGTCGATGGATCATCTGCTGCACCATGGGCACGAGATGAGGCGGCCGTCCGTGACCGTCTCCGGCCACGAGGCGGCGCTGAGGGCCGTCCAGAAGCCGCCGGCCAAGCCGTGGCGCGCgggcggcggcttgacgccggcgccgACGCCGCCCAAGGTGTACCGCGTGGAGCCCCGGGAGTTCCGCGACCTCGTGCAGAGCCTCAccggcgcgcccgccgccgccatggccaggCAGCACCAGCACACTCAGCACCAGCAGCTGCAGCGCGCGCCGACGCAACCCGTGCCCGTGCGCCCCGGCGGTGTCGAGGACACTGCGGCCGCGGCCGGGCAGATGTACGCGCCCTGGTGCTCGTTCCCGCTCATGGGCCCGCCGGCGTCCATGCACCCCGGCCTCGACGGCCACCACCTCATATAG